The DNA region CTGATCGAGAGAATTATGTTCGGCTGAAATTCTTCAGATGTAAGTTACAGGAAAGCAGGCTAGACAGGAACGATACCTCCATCCATGACAAGCTTAAGATTGAGCAGTAAATTTATCGCTGGGTGTTGTTCTTTATTCTGTTCAGTTATAGGAAGCAAATATGTGCCCTCGGGCGCCTCTGAAGCTATGGCGGCTGGAGCAGGATCTCGGGCGTCCTGACCTTTCAAAAGTGCCGGGACATGGATGGTAACTGAAACAGACACATATAGTTAATAAGATCATGCACGCTTTATGTTGAAATGACAATGGAACGACACGATGTCGCGCCAACGTGCGTGAATTTGCCAAAAGTGCGCATTTGTTTTGCTTAGTGGTTTTTCATTTGTAAGTCATTCAGTCTTTGCACCattttttctaaacaaaaacaTGTCGTTTCTTTTCCATTATGTGAACgaaaaaagttgatgaactCTTTCACACTCTCCCCCTGACATAAATATCAATCAGAATGAATAAGTAAAACTAAACTGATTCTTACTTGGAGCCGTACTGATAGTCTGCATTCTGTCATCTCTTTTACCAAGTAGGGGTTGAGGCGCAACTTTTTTTCGGACTAAAtctaaaaagaaataatgaaattgaTGAACCACAAAATGTCGTCGTCGTCAAAATTTTATGTCTGGCTAAGGTCTTTAGACCTAAGGgcgatatggaaaaaaaaattctctactCTCGTTCTCATCGTCTTCGTTTTGACAACTTCGTACTTCCTCTAAAACACTTCAACAAAGCACAAACTATTTTATGCTTTAAAAATCCTCGAAAAACTTTGTTccgttttcttcatttttagtaTCCCCGCAATTGCCATGCGTATTTTATTCGACAAccattgctttttttattttttatttctcagaCTTCTTTGAAGTTAATGAAGCAGATAACAGGTGGATACACGACGATGAAAAGCGAAATTAAATGTGTTCATGTGATCTGTATTACATTGAAGGTTAAAATACTAATGTTTACAAATCACACCTAACgttcatttttaaatatataGAATGATTCATTGCTCCCCAATCCATCAGAGCAGGAAACATAATCAAGTACATACTTCAAATTTCGTCTGTGGTTTCAGCAAATTTAGGTTGAATTTTCTGTACTGATCCATGAATTTGGATGTTGGTATAATTCAGTTCAGTTGTCTGGTATAAGTGCATTGAAAAGCTTTGTATCCGATGTATAGAATTACATGGGGTATGGATATAGAATAAACATTGAGCTTACCTGCTGTGGTTGAAACCCAATAAGTAATAAAGAAACTCCATAACAAGAACAACATTTCGGGTTTAGTAAGCCTCGGGGCTTCAATAAAAGATTATACAAATTTAATACAGTcgatttgaaaaacaaagctCTGCAGTCGTTCTGCGAAGTAATAGATGCGGGGGCTGAAGAACAGATGATGAGGAACAAGGTAACTAGTTTGTCTGTGACCCTTGTAACACCCAGCCATGCCACCAGAAGGGGAAGTGCTTTTAGCGGGTTGAACTTTGTTGGAAATCACGAACCAAAACAAAGTTGCCACCCGTACATGGAGTAACTGAAAGTGAACACCGGACATCCAAGTGGACACGACAACTGAGAAGCATCGTGAAGCAATAACTCCGCACTGATTCATCTATTTAAATCCAAATATTTCTTTAGTCATTTTTTTCCATCGAAGGagaatttcaacaaaataaCATCACTATCCCTCGGATCCAGAAGAAATGCTTTATTGTGAATCATTAATGTAACTTTCTTAGGATTCACAAATGGAAGATCTAGAGGTCATAAGCTCTTATCGATACACGTACTCGATTTTACTCTTTCCTCCTGACAGGCATGTTACGAGTTTTTCCTTTATATAGGATCGTTGACCCGTAGATTTCAATTATGATACAACTTAACTAAGAATTCAGTGACTGAATTGAGGATACAATATCTTCTCCTACTAAATCCTACAAATCCATAAGACCGCCCATGGTACAAGGACAttaataaggggggggggggggctctctgattgaaatatataaaaagGATTGGGCCATTAGTAAATTATTCATAGCATCAGAGCCACTCATATGCAATTATTTTCACAGACATCATCATACCTTCCATCATTTATTGCATACAAAGTAAAGtgatgtttgattttatttattaGCTTTTACATCACTCAGATTTGCATAACCTGAGTTACTCGTTCAGCCTTTGCTCAGAGACCTTTTTCGTGTCCATGAAAATGTCAACCGTCGGAAAATTTTTCGaaacgaaatttatttttcatgtatgaagaaaaaacaagtttttctttcatatgaaaagaaaataagcgATTACTGGTCAATCATTCATGTGTAAGCCTTTAGTCAGAGCGAATAAAgtagggctgacgctcgaacGCTAGCTTAGAAATTCCTTGCTGATCagctcagttgatgaaaccaaattttcttgtcaTACTCCTCCACTAacgaagcaccacagtttctctagaaactttccccctttaATCATCGACGTATCTATTTTCAAAACTTCACAGCTTAATAAAGATTACACTTCTGAGATATTCATTGCGAGTACAATATACTGGGAAATGCATGGCTGgaatttataaaaacaataagGGAAATTTTTTAGCTGTATGCAGTTtggtattttaaagcaaacccGCGCTTACCACCTGTGGAAAGCAAAGTAAACTGCATTCTAGGTTACCAGTTCACTTAATCATAACTGGCGGGATATtgattgaatttatttattgagtgctgagtatttttaccaCTTTAACTGTTTTAAATATATTAGTTTGCCCATCAGTCGCTATCGTCATTTTCAACCATAGGAAACTTTAGAAACCGCTATTCACCGAAAATGGGGTTTCTTAATATATTAATTTGTAATTAACTACTGTCTACCTAAAATCAACAAGTGTAATTCAGACTTAATGTTAGTTTAGCTAAAGATTCAACTAAGTTGATCAATTGATCTGACCATTGATGATACAGGTCGCTTTCGATAGAGGATATAGGGAAActcaaaagttaattaatttacTTCCTATAGTTTCCTTTTAAACGCCAGTTATGTGGACTCATACTAAAAATCCACAAAAGATCACTGTCCTAAGATAAGCGCATGGATAAGACAGTTGCACTATGGGGCGATGTTTGATTAACCTAATTCCGAGTCTTGTTTACATGAACCTTTTTCTAACCCAATTTCACATTATTGAAATGGGGAATTTGCGTATATTGGTATTTGCGCTAGAATGGCACCGGTCGAGGAAAGCAGAACCatagagaaaattattaaaaagagTCGATCAGCAATCTTAGATACAAAGATCCAGAACTCCCTGTCCAGTTCAGCGTCTTCCTCTTTCTTAGATCTCCTCGCGAGCTCACTAATTCCCTCCGTGATTTTTGTCAAGGTGCTTGGGGGCTTGGCGATTGTAGCAGGCAGCTTGCTCGGTGACAAGTTTACCggtttaaatgtttttgctcCCACCAGCTTGATGCAATTGCTTTCAAATTCCTCCACcttgaaatgaaattaagaaagGGAAAGGGAATATTTGAAATCAGTTACTGGAATTATGATCACCAAACGTCAAAGTTTTCTGGTACATTGTTTGGTCGTTTCTGGTTTCAGCGGAAAGTTTACTATTAAATGGAGTCTTTAAAAGACAgagcagaaatattttttattgatacACCCTCTATGGCTGAGCTTCACCATTGTGAAATTTGTATCAGTTACTGCTCAGCAAGTGAACCGATGTGTACTTATATTGCACACGAACCAATGTATATGTATAAGCTAACCTTTAATTTAAGACCAAAAAAACCATAAGTATTCATACTTTTAAATCATGAGATTGGAAGTTGAAATTACTAGCTCAACAGGTAAGATGAGCTGTATTTCGGAGGAAATTATACTGTCAGCGGCGTCTTTCTTTGGCTTTATTTTCCCCGTGCAGATGTCACCAGTTGAGGACAATTAACAGCCCTCAGGAAGATAATATAATAACCTCAATACCTTAACATCCACTCGTCTTGTGGACCTGACGTTAGCTTTTGGATGTCCGGTGTTGATGCACAGCATTCTCGCCAGATAATGAAGAAAGAATACTCGAACCCACTGTGGCATCTCCGTCTTCTTGTAACTATTCAAGGATATGCAGTTGGCAACCAAGGTGCCACCAATCTGAAACATTGCAGCCAGCAATATTTTAACAATGATAGGCGTAGCATCTGATGTTACTGGAATGCTATCTGAGACATTAAGGATAACCACAGACATGGCTAAGAATGACTCTATGACAAGAGTCACTCGTTCGCCGGATTCCGGTGGAAATGCAAAGGTCAGGACTGAGAAGGAAGTGACCACCATACAAGGAATGATGATATTGAAGAGGAAGAAGCCAGGAATACGGCGCATATGGACGTAGAAGGTTATGTCAGGATATGGTTCTGGGCAGCAGCTGCAAAAAGAAAGTAGAAAGTTCTTAGGTACAAACACATGAAGAAACACCTCAAAGGAAATCGAATCACACACAGTCactgtttgaaaagaaaattgtttgttGCAGAAATCGACCTCTTCAAACAATTGGTATCAgctaaaaaaattcatcttgATTCATTACTGCTATATTCATCCTTTTCTAAGTCAAAGTATTATGTTTtccatctaaaaaaaaaactttaaacacATAATAGACAAGCACAAGAGACACCCAACTTTCAGATCAATGCATGGTTGGATGTTTAAACAGTTGTGGTCTGTTAACTGTTAACGCACGAATGCTGGCAATTCCTGTAATGTCTCTACTGCCCGCTGATGGCGTGTGAATGTTGCCAATTTTTCACTAGTGAGCTGTActtacttcaatttttattctcAAGCAATTTACGCCAAttgcaatttgtttgtttaatttaaacCAAACAACCCAAATATCAGTCGCAACTCAGTTTTGTTTACCGTCTCGGCAGAATACACAGCCATGCCAGTATTTGTCAACCGAAACTGTCAACGTACCTTTCTGTTGCTGGTATATCATTTGGAAAGTCATGTACCTTGAGAGCCGTGTGTCTGTTTTCCGTGAGTGTACCCGTGGCTAGTAGTTGTTCTAGATGGTCACGTGTCTTGGTGTGGACTTCGCTTTCCATGTTCATCAGTCTCTGTGGCATGTTTCGATTATCCAGTCACTTTAAACGGTAGGTCCAGTTCTTTTTGGGGTTGTCTCTTCATGTATTCAATTCATGGTACAAGGACAAATCTTCGGTCCGGTGGCTTAAATTTCTTAGGAAAGTTATGTTCTAAGCAAATGCAACATTATAGTTGAGGTTGCCTCAGAAATCCCAATGGATCAAGAGACGTTTTACTTACAAGGACAAGTAGAGTAAAACCTCTCGGCAGAAATTTCGACCCGTAACCTATTCCCTTCGTATTTCTCTCACTGTAGTTCTTTTTAAGAAGTTTCACTTATTTTTCTACttaaaagaggagaaaaaaatgaaaaatctattCTAAACAGTACACATATAAGTTTTTCAGTTAGAGGGGAAGAGCTGCATGAGTTGCTAAGAAAAGACTCATGTACTTTGACGTTGTCACTAAGTTAATTCCAGAGATTTTTGGGCAAACCTTGATTGCCAGCGATTCTACAAGACTTTCCGAGGCTCGCAAAACCCAAGGaggattcaaaatatttttctgccTGTATTTATTAATTATGCGATAGTTAACAATAGATAAAAGCAAACGGCTCATAACAATCCGTTTTGAAATTCCCTACGCTTTTGATATAACCAAATTCCCGAAAAATAATACTCGAAACTCTTTGAAACCTTTCTTGCCAAAGAACTTTATCCTGAATACCTCATACTTTTTCCTAGTGTCTGTGTTAATGTATTAGGTTTTTAGGTAGCACTTTCTCGTCAAGCTACACGGGTTCCTTAGTTCAAAGTGGGTTTCGCTGTTGTTAATTGCCTTACTCGAGTACTTGTGGATAAAGTTCATTCTGGCGAAGCTATTTTTCGCTGCGTAGGTGGCGTACATTTTATCATGTTTGGGTCGGGTTTCTCGGCGTTTGCTGTCGATAATTtgagaaaggagaaatcgtgATAAGGGAAATAGTAAGAACTGAAACAAGACGAGACAAAAtgaggattaaaaaaaatatacgaaaaataatatttgtttcCATCATCATTTCTTGAACCTAATATCAATAATTGAAGCCTTTGGAAATAATTGAGCTGGAGGGTGCCAATATCCTATGTAGATCTCACAGTAATATATTAGTTGCAACTGTACTGAtgtgagcatttttttaagGCGACAAAAAGTATCTGAAAGTCCACGATTTCGTGCGAATATAAAtggtttatcaaaattttagaATGTAAAACGTGGAAAAATGTCAACACCGCGGTAGATAAGTATTGTCCCAAGTTCAGGTTTAAAATTTTATagtgttgacttttttttctacaatgcAACTGGCAGAATTTAATGTTTATATTGAAGAATTAAGgagttgttttcaaatttcCGCGATAGTATCTTTGGGGAGGGGAAAAATACTTTCCTATGACTCCACGCTgagatgatgataaaaataatgcaaaggtAGAAAGTTTTCTCGTAAatctgaaatttgttttgataaaaaatagtATAAAAGTTGAAACACTCCTGTCGATGAATGTTCCTTTATTTTAGGTATAACTAAAAAAACCATTCTATCCATCCATGTTGACGgttgttttttgaaaaattgacatCCTACAACACTCAGCAGAAGACTCAAAGAGCAAATTATTTCGAGATTCAAGGAAGTGGGAGCTGATGAACTAGTGAAACTGTTTCTGACCATTTTTAATGGTCCTCTGCCCTATAAAACATTCAGTTCATACAAATCCTACAGTAATGCATGATGTTTCAGGGGTAAATGCAACTTACTGTATCACAAGATGAAGCGGCTCTAGCCAAACAACGAAAAGATTATGTGTTCAATCAgagatttaaaaataacattCTTCCATTTTCGATTGAAAGACTCCATTATTCATAATTGTTTCGCATTAGAAAACGACAAACTTACGTTTTTTAAAACGCTACAATCATACAATCTTATTTCTCCTGGGTAGGAAAGCCCTTAGTCTTGTAAGgttacatatttcttttttttatttattactctGAGGCCAATTTCCAAGATTCATATCAATTATCTTACTAAGCAAAACGTAAACTCGTAAGTCATAATCGATGACACTTTGCATTGTCCGTCGTTCAGAGAAACTCTCAATTTCACAGAAATCAAAGATTAATGACTCAGTTCTGACCCTATAATATAAGTTTCTTGCTTAGTCCTCTTACTGGAAACCACAATCGCGGTTAGCTACGATCCTACAAGAGTAAATTATAGTGATCTGGCACTTGAGCAAATATTGCACACGAAGAACAGACGAACGCTATGGAAAATATTAGCAGGAAAACGCGGTCTACAACTCGTGACACGAAAATCCAGAATTGACGATTGGCACGGTGTTCTTCATGGTTGATTTCAGACTGTGCAAGCTCCGCGAGTCCATCTGTAACCTTTGAAGGAAGGTCCTGGGTTGATCGAAAGAGAGCTGTGTGATGATGAGTCGGAGATTTTAAGGAGTGTCCACCCGGTGATCCCAGGGGTTTTGTTCCCGAGAGTTTTCTGTCCTCGAGAACCGTCAGTTCCGCTGGTCGACCTTTCACAAGATGTGAAcgtttttcaattttgtccttCGGTTGGCCCGAATTAATGCACAAACATCGGGCTAAGTAATGGAGAAAAACCACTCTCACCCATTGGGGCATCCGGTACTTTCTGTAGAGGTTCAGTGAAATGCAGTTTGCGATCAGAGCACCCCCTATCTGGCACATGGAAATAATCAGAAACTTTGTGATGAGAGGAGCGTTGTCGGAGGTAACAGGAACGCTATCAGAAACCATTAGAACGACGAATGACAGAGCTAAGAAAGATTCAATTACCAGAGTCACTCGCTCGCCGATCTCTGGTGGGAGGACAAATGTCAGCACAGCTAGTGAGGTTATCACCAAGCAGGGAATGATGATATTGTAGAGGAAAAATCCAGGCTTACGACGAAGATGAAGGAAGAATGTCACATCTGGATAAGGCTCCGGGCAGCAGCTGCGTGTAATAGAACACAATATTACAGTAGGATCTTGATGCCATGTGCAACGTGCTCGGTGGACTTGCATGCTTTGTTATACGACTTGCATCGTTCATATAAATTCAAGActtattcatttaaaatttgaccAGCAACATAGACTAATTTACCTGCCAGCTCTAATGAGTGCAAGAAGTGCAAGTGAGGTCTCACAAGTCAAAAACCCTGTTTTATGCATTCTTCAAGCTCGTTTtaacaaaggagaaaattgattgaatattattttcaaaaaaatgcgGTCTATGAGATTcggaaagaaatattttgcaaacttaaaataattttaatgtatCACTAAAAAGGAAATTCCAAAGTCCCAGAGGCCGAAATACATCGTATGCCGCTGTTATTATTGGAGATCACTACCCGATTGTTGGTTTCTGTATATAACATCAGTTTAGGTTATCGTGATTCGTTTTTGTCCCGTCTTATGTTATTAATGCAACTATTACGAGTTTGACGTGTGTTCGATATGAGCTGTGATATATTACCTGTGCGAATTACAGCTGGATAGAAACATGCCTCTATAGAACATAGATACAGAGGACTTCTTATAAATTTGGAAACCAATTTGAATCACAGATTTACCATTCAACCAGGATCGTTAATTCTTGTTTCGCCTTTCTCTACTTCCTTCATGAAAAACCTTTATGATGACCAAACCAATTTTATcatcaaaaattgttttatgaaCCGACTTAAGTTATTAAATTGGCAACAGTAAAGAGTTTgttaagctgacgtttcgagtgtcaGATGACTTCAGCTTTTAGAtgccctttacggtggccaatttacttttaCATACTAAGTTTGTGAAACcaatttatcttgttttaccCTCAGCCATggtagaaacttgccccctctTTCCAATTTTATATTACGTCCAGTGTTACGCCGACTGAACAAAGTCTTGCATAAAAGattgtaatttccttttctaCAAGTAAGCTTGTTACTTGCAACAAGAGAAATCAGAAGGGGGTCTACTCCgatttatcaaaaataaaatttctacaTTAGCCATTAATAGTTTGAGGCTATTGTTTGGTGAAAAATTTACCTGTACTTGGCTACGTTTCTCTTAGCCTTGGCAGAGATAAGCTCAAACTCGGAACTCTTCATGTAGAAATTAAGGTCTGCTGTATCTCGCATTTGAACAATGTTCACTTCAAGTCCGTGGTATGTCCAGGAACCGAATTTAAGCTCACAAATCTGGTCGTCAAACGGGAAGTAAGTGATGTCGATGTTGCAACTACTGCGAAGTATAGTTGGGGCGTACCACGTACATGATCCGTCTGAAGTCAAGATCACTTTGGTTTTAAAGAGGTATAGAGTTCCACTTGGAAGCAATTCCTCCGCACTgacgaaaaatattttcttaaagtgAGCCATTATGTGTTTATTGGTTGCAGTTTATGGCCGCTAACATATGAAAACCGATAGGTTTTTAATTGAACTCGC from Pocillopora verrucosa isolate sample1 chromosome 1, ASM3666991v2, whole genome shotgun sequence includes:
- the LOC131771615 gene encoding neuronal acetylcholine receptor subunit alpha-10 isoform X1: MVIPKSFISLYPILIILGKGLSEQAFNASVNESHPIISDELEVDDDEARLVKDLFKGYNETVRPTEDKQLPIEVKFGIAYTQIVDLIEKDQVLVSNIWVRMAWNNHLLKWNASEYGGIKTINLSPHKVWLPDIVLHNNAEELLPSGTLYLFKTKVILTSDGSCTWYAPTILRSSCNIDITYFPFDDQICELKFGSWTYHGLEVNIVQMRDTADLNFYMKSSEFELISAKAKRNVAKYSCCPEPYPDVTFFLHLRRKPGFFLYNIIIPCLVITSLAVLTFVLPPEIGERVTLVIESFLALSFVVLMVSDSVPVTSDNAPLITKFLIISMCQIGGALIANCISLNLYRKYRMPQWVRVVFLHYLARCLCINSGQPKDKIEKRSHLVKGRPAELTVLEDRKLSGTKPLGSPGGHSLKSPTHHHTALFRSTQDLPSKVTDGLAELAQSEINHEEHRANRQFWIFVSRVVDRVFLLIFSIAFVCSSCAIFAQVPDHYNLLL
- the LOC131771615 gene encoding neuronal acetylcholine receptor subunit alpha-10 isoform X3, producing MVIPKSFISLYPILIILGKGLSEQAFNASVNESHPIISDELEVDDDEARLVKDLFKGYNETVRPTEDKQLPIEVKFGIAYTQIVDLIEKDQVLVSNIWVRMAWNNHLLKWNASEYGGIKTINLSPHKVWLPDIVLHNNAEELLPSGTLYLFKTKVILTSDGSCTWYAPTILRSSCNIDITYFPFDDQICELKFGSWTYHGLEVNIVQMRDTADLNFYMKSSEFELISAKAKRNVAKYSCCPEPYPDVTFFLHLRRKPGFFLYNIIIPCLVITSLAVLTFVLPPEIGERVTLIGGALIANCISLNLYRKYRMPQWVRVVFLHYLARCLCINSGQPKDKIEKRSHLVKGRPAELTVLEDRKLSGTKPLGSPGGHSLKSPTHHHTALFRSTQDLPSKVTDGLAELAQSEINHEEHRANRQFWIFVSRVVDRVFLLIFSIAFVCSSCAIFAQVPDHYNLLL
- the LOC131771615 gene encoding acetylcholine receptor subunit alpha isoform X2, whose product is MVIPKSFISLYPILIILGKGLSEQAFNASVNESHPIISDELEVDDDEARLVKDLFKGYNETVRPTEDKQLPIEVKFGIAYTQIVDLIEKDQVLVSNIWVRMAWNNHLLKWNASEYGGIKTINLSPHKVWLPDIVLHNNAEELLPSGTLYLFKTKVILTSDGSCTWYAPTILRSSCNIDITYFPFDDQICELKFGSWTYHGLEVNIVQMRDTADLNFYMKSSEFELISAKAKRNVAKYSCCPEPYPDITFYVHMRRIPGFFLFNIIIPCMVVTSFSVLTFAFPPESGERVTLVIESFLAMSVVILNVSDSIPVTSDATPIIVKILLAAMFQIGGTLVANCISLNSYKKTEMPQWVRVFFLHYLARMLCINTGHPKANVRSTRRVDVKVEEFESNCIKLVGAKTFKPVNLSPSKLPATIAKPPSTLTKITEGISELARRSKKEEDAELDREFWIFVSKIADRLFLIIFSMVLLSSTGAILAQIPIYANSPFQ